The following proteins are co-located in the Streptomyces sp. NBC_00435 genome:
- a CDS encoding serine hydrolase domain-containing protein, with protein sequence MSRRPNGHAGRIRPSLRLAAATAVCGAVLAASVQPAQAGADRNPPPGASLRQELRELVARPDGPPAVIAVLRDGDRTEVYRAGVADVESGRPPKVSDHMRIASVAKAFSGAVALGLVHRGRLHLDDTIGEVLPGQPAAWHRVTLRQLLNHTSGLPDYSASEGFLDIISADPRHRFDSRRLLEFVADEDLEFQPGSRYQYSNSDNIAIALMAEAATGRRYEALLRELVYEPLGMRDTSLPQGYRLPAPFLHGYQIDPQDGPVDVSEAVGASGAWAAGGIVSTPKDLTAFIRGYAGGTLISDRTRKQQFRFIPGALSQPPGPGRTEAGLAIYRYTTRCGAVYGHTGNTAGYTQLVAATADGRRSLTFSITAQTSLTSNPDLLAQVRDVQEDFVCALLRG encoded by the coding sequence GTGTCCCGACGCCCGAACGGCCACGCCGGCCGGATCCGCCCCTCGCTGCGTCTGGCCGCGGCCACCGCGGTGTGCGGCGCCGTGCTCGCCGCCTCAGTGCAGCCCGCGCAGGCCGGAGCCGACCGGAACCCGCCGCCCGGAGCCTCCCTCCGTCAGGAACTGCGGGAGCTGGTGGCACGGCCCGACGGGCCGCCCGCAGTCATCGCCGTCCTGCGTGACGGGGACCGTACGGAGGTCTACCGGGCGGGCGTGGCCGACGTGGAGAGCGGCCGCCCGCCGAAGGTGAGCGACCACATGCGGATCGCCAGTGTCGCCAAGGCCTTCAGCGGAGCGGTGGCCCTGGGGCTCGTCCACCGCGGCCGACTGCACTTGGACGACACGATCGGTGAGGTACTGCCCGGCCAGCCGGCCGCGTGGCACCGGGTGACGCTGCGCCAGCTGCTCAACCACACCAGCGGATTGCCCGACTACTCGGCCTCCGAGGGGTTCCTCGACATCATCTCCGCGGACCCCCGCCACCGCTTCGATTCCCGCCGCCTGCTGGAGTTCGTGGCCGACGAGGACCTCGAATTCCAGCCGGGCAGCCGCTACCAGTACTCCAATTCCGACAACATCGCCATCGCCCTCATGGCCGAGGCCGCCACCGGGCGCCGCTACGAGGCGCTGCTGCGCGAGCTCGTCTACGAGCCCCTGGGCATGCGCGACACCAGCCTCCCGCAGGGGTACCGGCTGCCCGCGCCCTTCCTCCACGGCTACCAGATCGATCCGCAGGACGGGCCCGTCGACGTCAGCGAGGCGGTCGGCGCCTCGGGTGCCTGGGCCGCCGGGGGCATCGTCTCGACGCCGAAGGACCTGACCGCGTTCATCCGCGGCTACGCGGGCGGCACGCTCATCTCGGACCGCACACGAAAGCAGCAGTTCCGATTCATCCCCGGAGCCCTGTCCCAGCCCCCCGGCCCCGGTCGCACCGAGGCGGGTCTGGCGATCTACCGTTACACCACCCGCTGCGGAGCGGTGTACGGCCACACCGGCAACACGGCCGGCTACACGCAGCTGGTGGCGGCCACGGCGGACGGCCGGCGCTCGCTCACCTTCTCGATCACCGCGCAGACGTCCCTCACCAGCAACCCGGACCTGCTCGCGCAGGTCCGGGACGTCCAGGAGGACTTCGTCTGCGCCCTGCTGCGCGGGTAA
- a CDS encoding RICIN domain-containing protein, translated as MTGRRGRREHRRKPRRLMLLTAAMATSGLIAVGIAYSGLGDGAQAVPAQAGAEVAAPAAAPARDQEPQPLVGAPANESARGMVYDGLAAAPKGDRCAGVYRTGGGLCTHGPDAPPKGVDIRKDIPPAVKASAPAADPARPAADDPATGEDGGRPQDAPAADADRTADKSAAPAPSAAGKNVAAGPAGQTVRCDGDGNTGNRVQVVYVHGPGRDRYSEYLASFRKWAADADLIYSTSAQETGGVRHIRYVTAADCTPAVLSIELPDSALSEFSATNAALAGKGLNRKDRKYMIFADTQVYCGIGTFNGDERPGQSNLSNFGPSYGRTDSGCWGGHTAAHELGHNLGAVNNSAPNTSRGAHCTDEFDVMCYSDTPYYPQMRNVCTNQAAENILDCNHDDYFHTSPKAGSYLATHWNIADNQFLMRNEGGGGIDPGPNPGPTPTKKPTPTPTKKPTGGPAVTIGQLQSDSAVVNWPKVEGASWYQVLLNGKHLAWVQSPVLRIYNLRPDTSYTVAVSVRDSSGKDSGPGKAVSFRTKAAGGGAVTPGTRYLLGNGSTGMAAEIWGGRSADGTVLVGARSNGYAQQQWYFDDAGSGLVRIRSAVSGKCLQPGGTPAAGMWVAQQPCGGSGAQAWKLTSRGGAVSVTDRSGAFALTVSGRPYYGNWLLDLQRADGRPAQVWTVQKAG; from the coding sequence ATGACAGGAAGACGTGGACGGCGTGAACACCGGCGCAAACCCCGGCGGTTGATGCTCCTCACCGCCGCCATGGCCACGTCGGGGTTGATAGCCGTCGGCATCGCCTACTCCGGCCTGGGCGACGGCGCCCAGGCCGTGCCCGCACAGGCCGGTGCGGAGGTTGCCGCACCGGCCGCCGCACCCGCCCGGGACCAGGAGCCCCAACCCCTCGTGGGCGCGCCCGCCAACGAGAGCGCGCGCGGCATGGTCTACGACGGCCTCGCCGCCGCCCCGAAGGGTGACCGGTGCGCCGGCGTGTACCGGACCGGAGGCGGTCTGTGCACCCACGGGCCCGACGCGCCGCCCAAGGGCGTCGACATCAGGAAGGACATACCGCCCGCCGTCAAGGCGTCGGCGCCCGCGGCCGATCCGGCCCGGCCCGCCGCCGACGACCCGGCGACCGGCGAAGACGGCGGGCGTCCTCAGGACGCGCCCGCCGCCGATGCCGACCGCACCGCCGACAAGTCCGCCGCGCCCGCGCCCTCGGCCGCCGGCAAGAACGTCGCGGCCGGCCCCGCCGGCCAGACCGTCCGCTGCGACGGCGACGGCAACACCGGCAACCGCGTCCAGGTCGTGTACGTCCACGGCCCCGGCCGGGACCGCTACTCCGAGTACTTGGCCTCGTTCCGCAAGTGGGCGGCCGACGCCGACCTCATCTACTCGACGAGCGCCCAGGAGACCGGCGGGGTCCGCCACATCCGCTACGTGACGGCCGCCGACTGCACCCCGGCCGTCCTCAGCATCGAGCTCCCGGACTCGGCACTGTCCGAGTTCAGCGCGACCAACGCCGCGCTCGCCGGCAAGGGGCTCAACCGCAAGGACCGCAAGTACATGATCTTCGCGGACACCCAGGTCTACTGCGGCATAGGCACCTTCAACGGCGACGAGCGGCCGGGCCAGAGCAACCTCAGCAACTTCGGCCCCTCGTACGGGCGCACGGACTCCGGCTGCTGGGGCGGTCACACCGCGGCGCACGAGCTCGGCCACAACCTCGGCGCCGTCAACAACAGCGCCCCCAACACCAGCCGCGGCGCGCACTGCACCGACGAGTTCGACGTCATGTGCTACTCGGACACCCCGTACTACCCGCAGATGCGCAACGTCTGCACCAACCAGGCGGCCGAGAACATCCTGGACTGCAACCACGACGACTACTTCCACACCAGCCCCAAGGCCGGCAGCTACCTGGCCACGCACTGGAACATCGCCGACAACCAGTTCCTGATGCGGAACGAGGGCGGGGGTGGCATCGACCCGGGTCCGAACCCGGGCCCGACACCGACCAAGAAGCCGACGCCCACGCCGACCAAGAAGCCCACGGGCGGACCGGCGGTGACGATCGGTCAGCTCCAGTCGGACTCCGCCGTCGTGAACTGGCCCAAGGTCGAGGGCGCCTCCTGGTACCAGGTCCTGCTGAACGGCAAGCACCTGGCCTGGGTCCAGTCACCGGTGCTGCGCATCTACAACCTCCGCCCCGACACCTCCTACACGGTCGCCGTCTCCGTCCGGGACAGCTCCGGCAAGGACAGCGGACCCGGCAAGGCCGTGTCCTTCCGTACGAAGGCCGCGGGCGGCGGCGCCGTCACCCCCGGCACCCGGTACCTGCTCGGCAACGGCAGCACCGGCATGGCCGCCGAGATCTGGGGCGGGCGCAGCGCCGACGGCACCGTGCTCGTCGGGGCGCGCTCCAACGGGTACGCCCAGCAGCAGTGGTACTTCGACGACGCGGGCAGCGGACTGGTCCGCATCCGCTCCGCGGTCTCCGGCAAGTGCCTGCAGCCCGGCGGTACTCCGGCCGCGGGCATGTGGGTCGCACAGCAGCCCTGCGGCGGCAGCGGTGCGCAGGCCTGGAAGCTGACCTCCCGCGGCGGCGCGGTGAGCGTCACCGACCGGAGCGGTGCCTTCGCGCTGACCGTGAGCGGCCGCCCCTACTACGGGAACTGGCTGCTCGACCTCCAGCGCGCCGACGGCCGCCCGGCGCAGGTCTGGACCGTGCAGAAGGCCGGCTGA
- a CDS encoding MFS transporter, which produces MDGDRRGWRQCLLSGAVFAVCMAGTTLPTPLYGLYQEKFGFSELMVTVVYAVYAFGVIGVLLLAGNASDAVGRRPVLLAGLGFAAASAVCFLCAEAMPWLYAGRLLSGLSAGLFTGAATAYVMELAPYGGASRATFVATAANMGGLGCGPLLAGVLAQYAPWPLYLPFTVHLVLVAGSVVVLLRLPETVGERRPLSTVRPQQPGLPPQVRTVFGPAAIASFVGFALFGVFTSVSPAFLAESLGVHNHAVSGLVVALAFFASTAGQLAVGPVGVGRSLPLGCAGLFAALVLLAGALRWDLLSLVVLTALVGGLGQGMAFRGALTAVAQASPADRRAAVISMLFVVAYGGISVPVIGVGVLVGPLGLEGAGLVFIACMAVLVLSAGCYLLLRPVRSAGT; this is translated from the coding sequence ATGGACGGTGATCGCCGCGGGTGGCGCCAGTGTTTGCTCAGCGGGGCGGTTTTCGCCGTGTGCATGGCCGGCACCACGCTGCCGACCCCCCTCTACGGTCTCTACCAGGAGAAATTCGGCTTCTCCGAGCTGATGGTGACCGTGGTGTACGCCGTGTACGCCTTCGGGGTCATCGGTGTGCTGCTGCTGGCCGGCAATGCCTCGGACGCCGTGGGCCGGCGGCCGGTGCTGCTGGCGGGGCTGGGTTTCGCGGCGGCGAGCGCCGTCTGCTTCCTGTGCGCCGAGGCGATGCCCTGGCTGTACGCGGGGCGACTGCTGTCGGGCCTGTCCGCCGGCCTGTTCACCGGGGCCGCCACGGCGTACGTGATGGAGCTGGCACCGTACGGCGGTGCCTCGCGGGCCACGTTCGTCGCGACGGCCGCCAACATGGGCGGGCTGGGCTGTGGCCCGCTGCTCGCCGGAGTGCTCGCGCAGTACGCCCCCTGGCCGCTGTACCTGCCGTTCACCGTGCACCTCGTGCTGGTGGCAGGCTCGGTGGTCGTCCTGCTGCGACTTCCGGAGACGGTGGGGGAGCGGCGCCCGCTGAGCACCGTACGGCCGCAGCAGCCCGGGCTGCCCCCGCAGGTGCGGACGGTCTTCGGGCCGGCGGCGATCGCCTCGTTCGTGGGGTTCGCGCTGTTCGGGGTGTTCACGTCGGTCAGCCCGGCGTTCCTCGCGGAGTCCCTGGGGGTCCACAACCACGCCGTGAGCGGGCTGGTGGTCGCGCTGGCCTTCTTCGCCTCGACCGCCGGGCAGCTGGCGGTCGGCCCGGTCGGGGTGGGCCGCTCGCTGCCGCTGGGGTGCGCCGGGCTCTTCGCCGCGCTGGTGCTGCTCGCGGGTGCGCTGCGCTGGGACCTGCTGTCGCTGGTGGTCCTGACCGCCCTTGTCGGCGGACTCGGGCAGGGGATGGCGTTCCGCGGGGCCCTGACCGCGGTGGCCCAGGCGTCTCCGGCGGACCGGCGGGCGGCCGTGATCTCCATGCTGTTCGTGGTGGCGTACGGGGGCATCTCGGTGCCGGTGATCGGGGTGGGTGTGCTGGTGGGTCCGCTCGGGCTGGAGGGGGCGGGGCTGGTGTTCATCGCGTGCATGGCGGTACTCGTCCTGTCGGCGGGCTGCTACCTGCTCCTGAGGCCGGTGCGTTCGGCGGGGACCTGA
- a CDS encoding class F sortase, giving the protein MSNTGSWGHRTIGALTVLAAGVGIWLITTDDPAPPPPGTERPQGFLSTQRRLLGELRDERRHDPAPTAGGRPRAMAPAVPERVRIPSLRIDAPLAELGLEGDGSLKAPPPEDRNLAGWYAGGTSPGSDGTALIAGHVDNHRGPAVFHRLGALKKDERIEVLRQDGTTAVFTVDAVEVHDREGFPDDLVYGATGRPELRLITCGGTCTRKAGHPAGVVVRAHLADTGTG; this is encoded by the coding sequence GTGTCGAACACAGGCAGTTGGGGGCACCGGACGATCGGAGCCCTGACCGTGCTGGCAGCAGGTGTGGGCATCTGGCTGATCACCACCGACGACCCGGCTCCGCCGCCGCCCGGGACCGAGCGGCCCCAAGGATTCCTGAGCACCCAGCGACGTCTTCTCGGCGAACTGCGCGACGAGCGCCGCCACGACCCCGCACCCACGGCCGGAGGCCGGCCGCGGGCCATGGCTCCGGCCGTGCCCGAACGCGTCCGCATACCCTCGCTCCGCATCGACGCCCCGCTGGCGGAGCTGGGCCTGGAGGGCGACGGCAGCCTCAAGGCACCCCCGCCCGAGGACAGGAACCTCGCCGGCTGGTACGCGGGCGGCACGTCCCCCGGCTCCGACGGCACGGCCCTCATCGCCGGACACGTCGACAACCACCGGGGTCCCGCGGTCTTCCACCGGCTCGGAGCCCTGAAGAAGGACGAGCGGATCGAGGTGCTCCGCCAGGACGGGACCACAGCGGTCTTCACCGTCGACGCGGTCGAGGTCCACGACCGCGAGGGCTTCCCCGACGACCTGGTGTACGGAGCCACGGGCCGTCCCGAACTACGCCTCATCACCTGCGGTGGCACCTGTACGAGGAAGGCCGGCCACCCGGCCGGCGTCGTCGTCCGCGCCCACCTCGCGGACACCGGGACCGGGTGA